In Acidimicrobiales bacterium, the following are encoded in one genomic region:
- a CDS encoding TetR/AcrR family transcriptional regulator, with protein sequence MSKGAPTARRTQHERTAETRAALIAAARRLFGSEGFADVGAERVARAAGMTRGALYHQFTDKADLFAAVLDQVEAEIAQRVAGAVTGFDPNDTTGMLLAGAGAFLDASSEPDLQRIVLLDGPSVLGWVSWREICLRHTVGLIAALLQDGIDRGSLPAQPVQALTHVLVGAVDEAALYIAQADDPAAARADMDIALRRLTLALTAPL encoded by the coding sequence GTGTCAAAGGGTGCACCCACGGCACGACGAACACAGCACGAGCGCACAGCGGAGACACGGGCCGCTCTGATCGCCGCGGCCCGCCGGCTGTTCGGCTCCGAGGGGTTCGCCGACGTCGGCGCCGAGCGGGTCGCCCGCGCGGCGGGCATGACCCGCGGCGCCCTCTACCACCAGTTCACCGACAAGGCCGACCTGTTCGCAGCCGTCCTCGACCAGGTCGAAGCGGAGATCGCCCAACGGGTCGCCGGCGCCGTGACCGGCTTCGACCCGAACGACACCACCGGCATGCTCCTCGCCGGAGCCGGCGCGTTTCTCGACGCCAGCAGCGAACCTGATCTGCAGCGCATCGTGCTGCTCGATGGTCCGTCGGTCCTGGGGTGGGTCAGTTGGCGCGAGATCTGCCTTCGCCACACCGTCGGGCTCATCGCGGCCCTCCTCCAGGACGGCATCGACCGCGGCTCCCTCCCGGCCCAGCCCGTCCAGGCCCTCACGCACGTCCTCGTCGGCGCCGTGGACGAAGCCGCTCTCTACATCGCCCAGGCCGACGACCCTGCCGCAGCCCGCGCCGACATGGACATCGCCCTCCGCCGCCTCACCCTGGCACTCACCGCTCCGCTGTGA